Genomic segment of Zootoca vivipara chromosome 4, rZooViv1.1, whole genome shotgun sequence:
GAAGAAACACACAGCTCGCGACTGGCCcagctctcctctcccttcagaaAATGAGCTTGGCTGCAATTTCTACTAGAACGCGCCGCAACTTGCCGGGTGGGAGGCAGCCCCCAGCTTTGATTGGCCACGTCACCTTAACCCGCCTAGTCTGCCCTTACTGACAAAAGCCAGAGCCGATAGGAAAACGCTCCTGCGTTGCGTCACGGAGAAGAAGACGAGAcgaaagtacagtactgtaaatgaAGCAACCGGTGAgggcaaaggggggggagagagagagcaactgTGCAGCATGGGCTGAAGGAGTCCCGAGGTGTCGCCCGCGCTCCTTAGCCGGAAAGAAACGTTCCGAATTTAAACGGTTCACGACATATCTCTGCGTCTGAGGTGGATATTTGCGGCGGATATCAACAGTCCTGTAGAGCGGCACAAAAAGGGGGGGGCGGTTGACGGTTCGCCGAGCATAGATTTCTTACCGTAGAAGGGCCGCTTTGCTGAGCAGGAACTTCCGGTGCGTTGGCTGCCGGGAAAGGACTCCCTGGGAGGAAGTCTGTGGTCCAGATCTAAAGCGAACCGAAGGATAAACAAGCCACATCGAGTCCAGCTTCCGGGTTCGCTGTGCACTTTCCAGGACAGAAGGGAAGGCTGCTCGTAGGCGGGAACTTTGCTGAGAAATCCAGGTTTTTAGTGTAGTTTTGGCCAGCAtgctctctctcccgcccccgccccccaacaaaGTAGCAGCAAAGGCAAGCGGTCATGGTATTTTAATTTGGGATAGGGTGGAGCTCGATTTATATCTCCCTGTAGATTGATACAGGTTTTGTATCCAACAATATGTCTATAATCTATAATCCGTGAACCTAAGGCTGTAGCCCTGtatccacttacttgggagtaaatctcatATAACTCCAAATGACTTGTTGCTGAATATGCATATGCGGGATTGCACTGTAAGGCTGCAGTCATATGGAAGCTTATCTGGGACTATCAGAGTGATCCTCATCCTGGTTAGAGATCAGAAAAGTAGCTGATTGCCCCTTGCATCCCAAATCCTGTTGGCTTGGAACTGGCCAGGTCAAAATatgagtatgtgtgtgtggtatttttcTGCGAGTTTTGCTATTCTAGCTCCTGGCTGGCATAATTGAGGCATGGCCCACGAGGATTTGAATCTAGTGGATCCAAAGGTGCCTCCTACCATAGGCTTTTCACTTGAAACTTGGGTCTttgctgcactccccccccccccccggaactacTACTTGCTATCTTAAACTTCAGCATTGGGTTGTGTGTAGGAATGCACTGTAAACCACACTTATCATagtgaacatgcataggattgagaTGCAAATTTACAATCCAATGCAATCATTTGGAAGTAAATGTGCATTCTATTGGGCTGCCAATAAAATAGATGTTGATGGGaatctgtgtttcagttctttcAATGTGGAAAAATGACATAGAAAATAACGGTAATATTTTGGAACCAGTTAAAGATTTCATATGTTTGTCCCATCAAATATAGCCATATACAGCACCAGAAGCTGCAAATACTGTACTAACACTATTTCCCCCTAACTTGTTTAGGAATCACATAAACATATCTAAAATGAGCGACTTGGAAgaggctgaactacaactttctGAATTAGATTTGCTTTCTAGTATGTTCCCCAATGAAGATGAATTTAAAGTGACTGACCAACTGGCTTTAGCAGAACTGAAGGATCACATTGACAGATGCACCTTGGAAGTGCCATCATCAAAAATACAGTTTACATTGAATTTAGAATTAGACACTGCAGATGGAAATAAGGTAAGTCATCACTGTTCTGAATGAAGTATGGTATTTGAAACTAGATATTTAGTAATCTCTATTTCTTTGAATTCCTTTCTAGATTCCACTTTCTTTGTTTTGTGCTTTCCCATTAAAATACCCAGCTGTTCTTCCAGAAATTACTATCAGGTACTACATATTTTGATATAGAGAAAAGTGGCCTAAAGGTTGAAATGCATTGTTTATTCTGTTGTAACATAAAGTCTGCATTTAACTGTCTTATGCAGTATAATGATTCTAATGACTGCAGTGAAAATTCAGGGATgtatcctcccctccccccaagcaaATGGAATATTTAAACTTTATCCCTCACACccaagaagaaagaaagggaaggagatTGTGTGAGCCTAAGGTCACCCCAGAGCATTTCCAATAATTAAGGAAAACTAgattcttccatttttaaaatgcttctttCATTTGTATTCTAAACAATGCCATTATTCCTTCCCCTTTTAGATCTCCATCTATAAGCCGATCACAGCAGGTACAGCTGAACACAGATCTTATAACCTACTTGAAGACACACTGTGCTGGTGAAGTCTGCATATTAAGTGCAAGAGAATGGATTAAAGAACATGGCACTGCATACATCAGTAGAGATCCCTCATCTTCCAGCATGATGAAATCAAGTATTCAGAAGTCAGATAATGTTTTCACTAGACTATGGATTTACAGTCATCACATTTATAACAAGCACAAAAGAAAGAATATAGTTGATTGGGCTAAGGAACTCTCTCTGTCTGGATTTAGCATGCCTGGGAAACCAGGTATCATTTGTGTAGAGGGCCAGCAGAGCCTGTGTGAGGAGTTTTGGGCaaggtttgtttttcattttatatcTTGCATTCTTGAGTTGCTACATTTTGGTGGTTTACTTCAATCATAAATTCCTGAAACCAATATATTTCACTGTATATTATTTTGCTAGTTatgctttaggtaaaggtaaagggacccctgaccattaggtccagtcgtggccgactctggggttgcggtgctcatctcgcgttattggccaagggagccggcgtacagcttccaggtcatgtggccagcatgacaaagccgcttctggcgaaccagaacagcacacggaaacggcgtttaccttcccaccggagtggtacctatttatctacttgcactttgacgtgctttcgaactgctaggatggcagaagctgggactgagcaacgggagctcaccccgtcgcagggattcaaaccaccaaccttctgatcggcaagccctaggctcagtggtttaacccacagcaccacctgcgtacTTTACACCTGTGGTACTTTACAGCACCATAATTTAGCTCTGCAATTAGGCAGTTGCTTGATCCTTTTTGCTAAGTGAAAATTGGCTCCATATTTCAAAGTCCTGTGTGTGCATACCTCACAGTAGAGGGATGGCATGATGAGATTGTCAGTGACTATGTTTCATTGCCAAGAAAAACACGATGGAAATCTGTGACTCAGCTCTCCATTGGCAGAAGAAACTGAGAAAACTTAAGAAGGAGAGGCAAAGATGTAGAGGCGCAAGTGGGTGACCAAAGCATTCAATACAGGTTTTCAAAGGCTTGTAGGAGCAGGATGGTCACTTAAATTAaaagtagccaacatggtactgTCCAAATGCTGTGtactgcaaatcccatcatccctgactgttgatcATTTTGGatggggttgataggagttgtagtctacaagatctggagggtaccatattGAAATTCACAAATTTAAAACATGActtaaacctgggaactgtagtttaccacccagagggctacaattctcagcacccttaacatgttacagttcccacaattccttggaggaagccatCTGTTTTAAATGCACAATGTGGGTGTGACCTTAAATCAGTAACAGTATAGGCATTTTATGAATTCCATTTATGTCTTGAGATCAGACATGGTTGCAATCCAAGATCTTAATGTCAGAAGAAACTTTCAAGCCATGGTTCAGGCCTCTTTTTGTTGCCGAAATGTTTCTGGTGGCATTGTGAGGAAGGCAGTATAAGCATGCTCAGGAACTATAAACTAGTAAATGGCTTCTAGTCTTCACCAGTGATTTCATCCTGTTTCTTACAACCTCTCTCTTTCAAGAGAGAATATTCATCACCTCAACCACTAACATGGAATGTGAATACTGAAAATTAGCTCTTTTCAAATCATAGTCCCCTCAGTGGCAAGGAGGCTGACGGTCCATTAGAATCTTTCTTTAGTAAGGggttatatataaataaattaaagttggtagagcatggtagagttggttcgagccccacatttggcgaaagattcctgcattgcagtaggTTGGGCTAGATAAACCTTGTGGTTTTTTCCAACTCTATAAGTCTATAAGTGCCTAGGAGGGTTTCCCCTGTAATTTATATAAGTTATCCACTttcattataatataatataatggaaAACAGATTTAGGAGTATTGTAATGGATACTGTGGTGTAATAAATGCAACACTTTGCTTCTAAGAATAATTATATAAAGAAAGTTTTGTCACATTTTTGAAATATTGTTCCCTTTACAGTTTCATAATATATTAGCCCATGTCTTAAGTTCTATTGAAAACACTAGGATTTAAGTTAATTGTGACTAATAAATTCCATTTATTCAACAGGACGAAGTCAGAAGTCATTTTAGTTGGGTAGGGCTTATTGTGTTTTCTAAATTTGTGATTCTCTCATTGAATTTAGAATCAGAAGATTATCATGGCAGAGAATTTTAATACGTCACAGAGAAGACATTTGCTTAGAAGGAACTGAAGCtgaaatgggaaaacaaaataaattttttgcttttgaagaaaaaatatttGATGCACATGGTGCCAGAGGAAATCACATGGATTTGGGACAATTGTATCATTTTTTACTTGACAGTGGATGTGGTGATATTTTTCAACTGTACTTTGGAGTTGAAGGACAATAGATCATCAAGAGGTGGAAAAAAACACATGGAACACTTAAATGAAACTTTAGCAGTCCTCTGTGGGTGACATGTAATTGTGGTGTCCCGCTTCTGTTTATGACAACAGGATTgtacctcctcctctccccttttcaTCCCAAATGTgttgtgggaccttctgcagcaTTTTGGGGAGTGGGTTGGCAGGAGAAAATCCAATCGCATCCAC
This window contains:
- the RWDD2B gene encoding RWD domain-containing protein 2B; this encodes MSDLEEAELQLSELDLLSSMFPNEDEFKVTDQLALAELKDHIDRCTLEVPSSKIQFTLNLELDTADGNKIPLSLFCAFPLKYPAVLPEITIRSPSISRSQQVQLNTDLITYLKTHCAGEVCILSAREWIKEHGTAYISRDPSSSSMMKSSIQKSDNVFTRLWIYSHHIYNKHKRKNIVDWAKELSLSGFSMPGKPGIICVEGQQSLCEEFWARIRRLSWQRILIRHREDICLEGTEAEMGKQNKFFAFEEKIFDAHGARGNHMDLGQLYHFLLDSGCGDIFQLYFGVEGQ